The genomic window GAAGTCCCGTCCCGttgttacatatatttaatattagcaTAACACTTAGCCAATATCCTGCGAGATGGAAAATTTCCCGAGTGACGCCTGTACCCAAGGGAGGAAATGTACCAGAAGTCACAGAGTATCGACCAATAGCGGTGCTCTCAGTATTTGCTAAACTGTTCGAGACAATGATCGAAAGTCGCATTAACCAGCAGATCGCAGTGCACCTGGTTGACTCCCAGCACGGATTTCGGAAAGGCCGTTCCACCACTACTAACCTCGTCGGCTATGCTGATTATATTTTGGCGCAGATGGATCTGGGACACCAGGTGGACTCGGCTTACTTCGACTTTAGGAAAGTCTTCGATCTGGTCAGTAATATCTTGCTACAAAAGTGTTCTAAGTTAGGATTTACACCTAAGCTCTTGAGGTTCCTCTCCAGCTACTTGCGCAACCGTAGTCAGTTTGTCCAGATAGCTGGATGCCAAACAGTGCCTTACTACACACGCTTCGGAGTAAGCCAGGGTAGCACCTTGGGTCCTACATTATTTATCATCATGATAAACGATTTGCCTGACGTAGTATCCACCGCAGAGTGCCTTCTATTCGCGGACgacttaaaattgtttaaaagcGTGCAGAGCTTGGCAGACTGTGAAGCGCTTCAGCGTGACATTGACAATGTTGCGGCCTGGAGTATTGCGAATCAGTTTCCCTTCAATGTCACCAAATGCAAGCTGATTACTTTTTCCAGAGCTCGTGCGGCTATTACCTCATCATATAACCTGCTCGGGGTGCCACTGGAGAGAGTCGATGATGTCAAAGATCTTGGGTTGACTTTAGACGCACACTTAGATTTTAGGGCGCATATAACAGATATCTGTGGATGTGCTAATAAAATACTAGGTTTTATTATGCGAGTTTCGTCGCAGTTTTCTAGTCCCAGTGTTGCAGTAGTTCTGTACAATGCGTATGTTCGCAGTAGGTTGGAGTTTGGGGCCAGTATCTGGGATCCTCACGAAGCAAAGTACTCTCTCATGGTGGAAAGGATACAGAGAAAGTTTGCTCGCTATTTGTATAAAAGGATCTACGGATACTATCCACTCCTTTTTCCCTCGATGTTTGTGTCGGGAATGGTGGGATTGGACACACTAGAACTGCGACGCAAAATGTTGTTAGTGATGCATTACTATAATTTGTTGCGAAACAGAATCAGTAATGTTAAGGTGCTTGAGCGGATAGGATTGCTTGCTCCAGCGCCGAGGACGTGTGTATTAGGCGCCAGTGAGGGCGGCGCTCTGCCGCCGCGACGCCGGAGAAGACTGTTCGCCGTGGGCGGGGTACGTACGCATCAGGCCAGTAATGCTCCCAGCTCCCACCAATCGGGCACTCTCACTCCTAAACGAGTTGTCAATAGAAAGACCTGATGTCGATGTTTTTCATGACTCCCCAGGCTCGTTTTCCACAGctctatatatgtttttaacTGATGTACCTCgtttgtaatgtttaattttttgtgtatattgtaaatacttgttgAATCTTATTGTGTAGCATGTGAGCGCTTTGGTATGTAAACTGTAAGCTTGTGTGTtgtattaataaacaataaacaaagcaataaaatcttttatttgatacttcCTACAGAATTTAACCCATTTTCACTGCTATTACGTGTACATTTCCATCGGTTAAGGTTATATCATTCAATGTTGAGAGCAATGTAGTACATTTGAATATCACCTGTGCATATCAAATATCAAGCAATGTCACCTTATCTGATATAGCCATGAGTCATCTAGTTCACTGAACTTCGTAATACTAATAATCAATATAGACACTAGACAGCGAGGCAAGTGGGTTTTACTTAGCAGTAAAATCCAGAAGAAACGTTAATCCCCACTTTAACTACTGGCATAGACAATGAAAGATTAAGACACATAGGGTGAAATAAGGCAACCACATTTTTGACAGCTAAAGTCAGTGGCGTAgttaggcgtgggcgaagtgggccgtcgcccacgatctcgcgccccaaggggggccccgcgaggccccttcgggcacTGTAAAAAGAAAAGGGCCttgcagatgcgatttcgctcacgctacgccactggctaaaatagatggcgctgttggCATATATTGGTTGTGACAGTATGTGTGAATCCATATTGGATATCcttacaaaattattataaatatgaaagTAACTCTGTGTGTTACCTTTTTTCACCTATATGAATAAATGGattgaaataaaatgtgttatatGGATAGTTTTGAGTCCTGGGAAGGTTTGAGAATGTTTTTAATCCTAGAAACACTTACAGGACACACCCATACACACATAACATAGACGAAATTTTGGGCATAAACTAGTATTTTATGTTTAAGTACTTTACGTGTATCCCATCACCTAGAACCTTGCAAAGGTTACTAAACACAGGGGTCTGTTTAAGAACTTCtatttagtattaaaaaaaaattatattactcCTGGCTTATATATCTTAGCTTGGATTTCATTACATGGATCCCTAGAAATttggtaaaaaattaaaaacgcaTTTCTGCCCCGTTGCGGCAAATTTGCATATTTTATGCATATTTATTATCTAGATACACTGTTTTGCTGTAATAGATCAAATTTAGTTGCAGTCAATTTAGGGGTCAATAAGTAAAAAAGATCATGaatagatatatattataagaaTTGAATATAGTCTTCACAATTGAACTCAATTACAGAAAGTAAATATAGCCACATACAAACCAGTAAGTATAAGAGCTACACATATTAATAAGCCAATTATGGTATATGATACCAAAGGGATATTTACTACAACACAACTATTTCAAAACACTTTCCCGAGATCTTATTCATACTACGACTCACCAATTCTGAGATAAACTCCTTATTGCACACCAACACATGCAAGGATTTACCACAATTCTTCACGCAAGTCTCAAGAACCGTCAGGGTGTACATCACCACAGTGTAGTTTTTCCCCGCACTCTGCGTCAGTCTTTTCCGAATAGCCTTTACAGCATCCTTAGGCCCGTCTGCAGTACTGTTAATGATATCACATATTTCCATGTTAAGTGCCCAGTTTTCTGATGGAAGAGAGCCATCAGTAGCTTGTTCTGAAAGTTAATAAAGTAAATTAACAAGTATTCGTATCCCGAATCTGTGTTACATGATACATGTAATACAAACAACAAGTACTATGCAGTTTCCTATATGCTAGCAACATCCTATTTAtatgtacttctttgtttgaaGTTATGTAGAAATCTTGAAATAAATTAGTTTTGTATATAGTTGCGTAATTATTTCATGTTTTCATCATTGAAGCTGTAATCGGCATATCATCTGATTAAGCCGTAatttaacatacatatattacatatatcaaTTAATTAACGAAGGTCCAAGTTATTAGCACTTAAGTGAGTTAGGTAGTTACGATTTGAGAGCAACAACAGTATACTTTTCTCACAACTTCTTTATTTCTGAAagtcataataaataaacaaatcatCCCTATGATATGACAAAGAGAAACTTGTATTTTCCTGATAAATAGTGCGCAACAAAAAGGAAAGGACACCGATCTTAAAAACACTTCCGAAAGATGTTTAACGTAAACTGATATTGTGCAGAATTCAATAGTTACCTATCTTCTGGCCTACCGGCGTAGAAAACGGATTTCCTACACCAAAAAAGGACATTTTAAAGGATTTCTTGAATATTTATCAAAAAAGGTTTCACCGATTTCACTTGTCACTGCAAAACGCAGAAATGTCAAAACACAGGGTCATTCGGATCGGATGGAGTTTATACACGGGAGTTATATGGCcaatatattttctataataattttgttacttaatttttaaaaaacgcttgacaaaattaataaaataattatttatctgatacaaattacatacatattcctttaaaaaattgtacagtctggcaaaaaagagtagaaattaaaaagtggcaacactgtagcgtcgtccctttcaaatcaatctaagaaaaacgggacgacactacagtgttgccactttttaattatatttataagcaTCTAAAGTGGAGTCCAGaccataaaacaaaaattggtgattaaattggagattgacgccaatttaTTTTCTGATCAAATCGCTCTATTTGATCATCCCGTCTGGATGGTCTGGACTCCACTTAAATAAATGCGTTTCGTTTTACCTTCGTCATTAGTATGAAGTATCAAGCAAATAACAACTGTTATTCATTTATTGTTAGTCATTCACTCATTCTCTGCAAAAACTAAACGTAATAAGAAAAAAGGAATGGCGGCAATATTCGAAGACAAAGTGCGATGATATTTTTCCTGACTATCATcttacaatatttttgttacttTCTTATTTCTAAgattgttatttatttcagtaaTGTTGATTAGTATCAAATTAGTATCTACGAGTAAGTAAAACTTTTTAACAAGTTTACGTTCCTTGGCAACCCGTTgttgtaacgtaaataaacatCTAAGTATTGCTTGTCCAGAGTGAAGTGAAATGGTCTggttttaataatttacaattacaGTTTTGAGTTACAAAATGGAAGAGGAGAAGAAAAAGACCGAGAAAAAGTCTTTGAACAGTCTAATTATCCATCCTGCCATCGAACCTGGCGTTATTGACAATGCCATGATAACCCGCTGCATTTTGGAATATGGTAAAATCCCTTGTAGATCTGTaataagtgaataaataaactattcCATATGAAAGAGATAATGACAACTATTGCAGGttacaggatttttttaaacgcaAAACCTTTATTCATCGCTTCCATATTTGTGACAGGCCCGAAAGAAGAAGCTGGTCGTTTATTCGCCGAGGAAGGTGTTCACCTTGACGAAGCACCTATTGTTCGGTTAGAATTCCAAAACATTCTCCGCATCGACCATCTCTGGATGCTCACGTCCCTCAGAAAACTCACTTTGGCACATAATTGTatcgaaaaaattgaaaacttgGAACGGTTAACAGGTCTAAATGAATTAGATTTatcctttaattttattgagAACATCGAAAACTTGGACGAACTCGTCAACATAGAGGTGTTGACACTTTTCCATAATAAAATAAGGAAATTAGAGAATATGGAAAAGCTGGAGAAACTGCTTGTGTTTAGTATTGGCGATAATTTGATTGAGGATTACAAAGAGGTAAAGTTTACTTATCTAACAAATGTAGCTACCTACATACGTGAGGGCCTAccggcctaccgcgaaaaaacGAAATGTCCTTatatgcctctctatcgctcttccatATGCGTGCGACACTACCTCTCTGTCGCACGCATATGGAAGAGCTATAGaggcaaataacgaaatttagattttcgtttTGCGTGGTAGGCCCTCTACAACAGTAGCACCATCGTGAGCACCATCGTGTTGTAGATATTTAGCACAAAGCAATAAGTATAGGTAGTGAACTCCGATTCcctcttatatttatttcattcttgTAGTAAGGATTAAAACTATATTCCAGATCACATTTCgtgccgatttttttttatatctgcaAAATCGGCCTTAACTCCTCTTACTCCTAAGCCTAAGGCCTAAGaaatatttgattaaaatccgttgccttTGTCGTCGCTTTTGCCTTTGAAACCTGTCTCAGCTTTTTAGGTTTGAGGCGAGATATGTACCTATAAGAGTCCTAAATCAGAAATCCAAAATACTTCAGATGGCGTACCTCCGCCAGTTTCGTTTCCTGCGCGCAGTGAGCTTCAAGGGTAACCCGTGTTGCGACGACCCCATGACCTATGAGTTCCTCAGGTCGGCATTGGTGCGAGTCACGTATATAGACTACACGACAGTAACGGAGGATGATAGAGAGAAGGGCGCTGCGCTTTTCAGGTGACGACTGTTATAAAAACCGGTTTTAAAGGTTTCAAGTACctatgtagagttagaccaagctaagttggtaGCGATTTTGAtcgcccagactgtgcaagtgttattttaaacatcaaactgcTATGAAATGataacgtttaaataacacttgcacagtctgggcgaTCAAAATCGCCGCcgacttagcttggtctgactctacaactttgggaattaatcaaattattttattaaatattatgatttgtgtttttaagtagtcacactactattatcTGCATTGAACGGTACGAAACCTCTACGGTTAAACTGACTGATTTTCAGGGGATTACTTCGAAAACTCGAAGACCAAGATGAAAAGGCTGAAAAAGAGCGTATTGCACGAGAAGAGTACAACGCCCGAGTAGAATTTTACGCCATGTCCTTTGTGGAGTACTTGGCTGGACCAGAGTTACTGGAATCCATGTTTGCGAAGGATCCCGATGGGTCGCTACTGCTCAAAGTGGGAGGCGAGCTGCTGGGATTCTTTGAAGAGTAAGTACTTACAAAGTGAAACTGCGCGGACAGGAAAGCGCTTCGCAGGGCAGTTCTCCCCAAGATGCCGGTGGTTGCAGTCGGATAGCTACTATtagtatataattaataaaatagaatatatttccataattaagtatgtagattaaatatttatgaGATATTTATGATGACTGATTTCTACGCGGAAACAGTCAAAAGCAAAAgcttatacttatataattcgGTAGCCTCATTACATCAAGTATTAGttaagtattgtaatatataatcACATTACACATAATGATTTCAAGGTACAAGGAGCAATATGTAGAAACAATGGCGGGTCTGGTGGAGTTTGCTCAAGAAGCTTACAACGACCGTCAACATGAAATCGGACTATTTAGGGAGCTGGTAGACAACGCGCTAGCTGACAGCGTTGCGAGGACCAAGGAGTAAgctctctttctctctctcaacaattattattcccatctgatgGCGGTGTCTGCCTTCCTTTTCTTCTTTCCACTTTACCCTGTTTGACGTCGGTTTCAGAGACATTGGTACTCAAGATCTTCATTGATTGAATCCGATCCATCCAATAATGTATCATTAATATCATTATTACATCAACAAAAATACGTTTACAATACTTGAACCCTAACCAACCTTCACTAGATTGTTAGACCATGACTACCTATCTTATGTGAGGTCTTAACAGCGGGGTTCTGAGTAGCTACTGAGAACAGCGAAAGTAGAAGATTAGGTATTCATATCTTCTCTAATCGTGAGGGCTATCTAAAGATGGAATCTTTGGATGTTCGCGGTTACCCCACTGATGCGTCTTTTATTTGCTGTTCATGGTGGGTCATCGCATCATATCATGTTCAATCGTTCTTCACATGAATAAATACCTTCCCTTACCTTCCTTACATATTGttcgcgcgcgaattccgtgcacggctgaggaatgttaggcgtcatgacagagtggtgttattttgtacgtacgggcgcggcgtacacccccccccccacttcctcgacctccgaatgcacggaattggcgcgcggacagtacttgCTACGAGCACGTGCACCCTGTCACGCTACTTACACACTATATCTTCTTTACAGTGTCATCGCAGAATACCAAAAAAAGAATGATAATTTGACAGGACAAATGCAGGAAATCATCGAAAAGTTCACCGCTAAGGAGGCAACCATCGACCAACTAGAGCCAAGGGTCATGGATTTGAGTGACACCTTTAATGATGTGCTGTATGAGTTGTGGAAGGCCCTTATGACTATTGAGATGCAGCTGTATGAACAGTGTGAGGTAGGTTTTTGTAtgagttataattataacaattggCTTTTACGATAAGGAACTACTACTTTTATGTGTCTGTCGCCTGTCTCACAATACTCGGCGTCATAAACTAGCCGACAACGCAAAATCATCCACGTTTATGTGTAGGGGAGAtactttttttcaatttttttaccaCTATAGTTTACATCAATGTAGATGTTTAGGGTTATTTGTTGACTATGTGATACAATACGCTTTGGTCATGCAGTGGCTTTGACGATTAGGACATATTTCAATAGGTAAACACGAAAGTTAAATGTTGATTGCTGAAACTGAATATTGGACTGTCAATAAAACTTAGGTAACCGCTCATCACCTAATATTTACCTACCCTTACCTTCATTCttcaattatattttatccTCAGGAATCACGAACACAATACTCCGTAAACATGACAGAGAAGGTCACAAAGCTGCTGGAAGTATCTCGAAATGCTTTCGGAGCATGGCGTGAGACCGAGGGCCTTTGGTCCATGAGGCAGTTCGAGACGCTCTCCAAGTTGTTAGGAAACAAGGTGATGCTGGGCGATGCTCCCCCGGATTTGTTTGAGGTAAGTTTAAGAAGTAATATCCTAAGGAACCAACGGTCTAGGCAACAATGCTAACATTATGtagatattatcattacaaagATTTTAGGAAATGTTTCGCATTTCTGTGTGGCTGGAATGAGATTCAATGGAATTCAGCAGATTCGAGACACTGTTCATTTTATTTAGGAATAAGATGTtgggtatttttgtaaatctatGAGGGTGTAATAAGTATGCCGTGGTACGCTTAATTCGATCGATCAAGGCAACCCAGCTTCTTTTTTTGTTAGGTCTGCTGCTATTCAGACTACTATCAGATAAATGTATAATATCACAAATTATCTGGTACTGTTGATCACAAAAAAATCTGTGATGGCTGTACCTTTGTGCTACTTgtattgatatattttttaaaaattagaaaagttGAGTGTATTTTCTAACGACACATTTTCAGATAATGATGGACAGAGACGCAATGATGAACCTAGTGGCTCAATCCTCTGACAACCACAGTCGTTTTATAGACGATCGTGAAGACCGTCTGATGACTCGCGCCAACGCGTGGCGGGACGAGCTCGTTCAAGGGACCAATGAGTAAGTTTCTACTCTACCTGTATATACTACTGCAGCTAACTGTCCTTATCTGTTCAACTTTTGTCTTTGGATATCAAAGTTGGAAAAGGAAAATATGAGGTAAATGAGCTATTTATTCACTTACACAGCATGGCATGCATTTACATGCAATGGCATTAGCATGGAAGCGACCAATGATAGACTATTAATGAATGAgacttacctacctacaccTAGATATTCTCTGGCCCTGTGCGCAAAATACAGTCATGCCCTTACAGTTTGAAAGGTTCAGTTcagatacaatatttttaaagttcTTTTTTGAACAAAATATCGCTTAATTATCTCTTACAGCAACGAAGTGAAACGCAATAGAGATCGGATCCTCGAAATAAACTATTACATAGACAACCAAAGAGAGGAGTGGACCGATATGCAGATGCAGCTTACAGAAAATGTCGACCCAGAGACTGCAGCGTTGTTAGATGAATTTTaacttacctatataaaatatacaatatatttctatttaaacatgaatattttaataacatatactagAACACCATGATTCAGTTCaccatgtttttgttattttaaaataacaaaaaaaaattgagattcttaAAATAAGGTCTTTTGTTTGATATAGGTactgtaacacgatatagtttgaaaaactttatcttttaattttctcataaaagtggcccccatgtataatagttatttacgatacaagtgcggaaaagaggaaattcgaaacgactggcgataaattaaaacacgacgcagggagtgttttaaatcgacacgagttgcgaattacctattcgcacgtgtatcgacaacgttttacagtacatatggccctttaaactttcgacatatgcacgaaaagtgctatttgacgcactagtgcgagaaagtagcaccatatgtaccgtaaaattcatttgtttacgttacatttttgTCTTTgccacaaatttacatatgtgtaccaaatttaaacttattggtccagtagtttggagaaaatgggctttggcagacggacagacagacagacgcatgagtgatcctataagggttccgtttttccttttgaggtacgtaaccctaaaaacagaataaaaaatatttatctaaaaATAGTAGTACCAAATAGTACCAATATGGTAAATTACTAGTAGGTACTAGCCACACAGACATTATCATTTTCTCGAGTCATAAAGGACTGCACTTATAGACTATTTCCCAAACACAGCGTCATTCAAAACCACctattatagtatgaatttactgaaatgatttttacacctcagaccctaatctgttaaacaaaagccttgttttatggatggtatagaaaggatgccaatctcttatggcagaattgttgcaaaagtgaccgctttcagctttaaataatagttcttaatctctccggtggcgctagttagggtctgggacatgagtataacatgaaccatataaggcaacaaataacccgaccaaattacgtaggttgtttttggtagtatttcggtgtatggtggcgccgcctaattactgttttttgatggacacttttcatacatagagatttggctcctttatatataGGCACGTTACAAAACAATAATGTCTTTAAAAGCATctctatcgtgatagtatttaAGTTCAAATTTATTGACAGAGAAaattagtgacagagaaaaatgcccgcaatttgcgaacttcgattttcgcggttatagcccagggcattatttttggagataaagcctgatcacgcgccatattgcggaatttcattggaactgattgtttcatactatttacTGAACTGTCACTATATAGGAAAAtgacaacagcgccctcttgacaatgatcatatattatattacttattaggctttaaaaaaacttgttatCTCCGAATATATaatcatgaatttgaaccataaaaATAGGACGGTAAATTTTTTAAACGGACAGTTTTTAAACGGTTTATTCCCGTTTACTTTACTTATGACGGCGTTTTTAGTACTTAGTAGCAGAACTACTCACTgtataaaggaaacaatacctttagTTTAACAGATTATGGTGcgagcagaaaaaaatatttcacaaaattcatactatacttgcAAGGTCCACAGAATACGCTACCGTTAGTACATTTAAGTTTACTTTATTGCCTTCTTCGCTTTCAATTTTTGAATGTAAATTTCCAAATCCCGCTGTTCTTCTGGGTTCTGAATATGTTGGAGAAACTCGGCAGTGTCCTGCTGCTGTATCCTCTTCATATTATTCAGTAGTTCTTGCCTTATTTTCAGCTTGGTCGTAGAGCGGGCAAGTGGTGGAATCTTTTTAAACTTTCCTATGAATTTCTTGCACTTTTCTATTGCATCAGCCTTAT from Cydia strobilella chromosome 11, ilCydStro3.1, whole genome shotgun sequence includes these protein-coding regions:
- the LOC134745126 gene encoding dynein regulatory complex subunit 3-like gives rise to the protein MEEEKKKTEKKSLNSLIIHPAIEPGVIDNAMITRCILEYGPKEEAGRLFAEEGVHLDEAPIVRLEFQNILRIDHLWMLTSLRKLTLAHNCIEKIENLERLTGLNELDLSFNFIENIENLDELVNIEVLTLFHNKIRKLENMEKLEKLLVFSIGDNLIEDYKEMAYLRQFRFLRAVSFKGNPCCDDPMTYEFLRSALVRVTYIDYTTVTEDDREKGAALFRGLLRKLEDQDEKAEKERIAREEYNARVEFYAMSFVEYLAGPELLESMFAKDPDGSLLLKVGGELLGFFEEYKEQYVETMAGLVEFAQEAYNDRQHEIGLFRELVDNALADSVARTKDVIAEYQKKNDNLTGQMQEIIEKFTAKEATIDQLEPRVMDLSDTFNDVLYELWKALMTIEMQLYEQCEESRTQYSVNMTEKVTKLLEVSRNAFGAWRETEGLWSMRQFETLSKLLGNKVMLGDAPPDLFEIMMDRDAMMNLVAQSSDNHSRFIDDREDRLMTRANAWRDELVQGTNDNEVKRNRDRILEINYYIDNQREEWTDMQMQLTENVDPETAALLDEF